In the genome of Defluviitalea raffinosedens, the window TATTCACATTGTCTTTATTGTCCAACATGATCTGAGCAAAAGGATATTGCAGTGCATCGGTACCTATAAGCTCTTTCTTGGGATGAAAGACAAATTTTCCTTCGCCGCTGATGATAAAACCGTATCCGGTTTTACCAATCACCCGATTGGAAAGATATTTCACAAATTGATTCTTTGCTGCCTCTTCTGATGGTGCTACTGCTCTAAAACCTTCTATAATGCTAAAAAGGCTGGCTGTTTGCTGGTCCATTTGGGTATACAATATCTGATCGCTTTGAGTAACCGTCGTATGATAACTTGGAATGCCTATTCCTAACGCAGTAACTAAGATGATGAGTAGTGTAGCAATTACCATCTTATCGCTGATTTTCTTCATATATATCCCACTCCATTTTAAAGAGGACAACAAGTATTACTCTTACTTTTTCCTTGTCATTACATCAAATACTACTGCCCCTACAAGTACAATACCTTTGATCATATACTGATAAGAAATACCTATTCCCATCAAGTTCATACCACTGGTCAATGCCATCATAACCAATGCACCTACAATAGAACCGGTTACTTTACCCACACCTCCGGCTGCCGATACACCACCTACATATGCAGATGCAATAGCATCCATTTCAAAAGCTGTTCCTGCTGTTGTAGTTGCAGACTGCAATCTTGAAGTATAAAGAATGCCGGATAATGCCGCTAGCATACCCATGGATGCATAAACGATAAAGATAATTTTATTTACGTTGATCCCACTTAATTTTGCTGCTTCGGGGTTTCCACCTACAGCATAAACATATCTTCCCACAGCAGTTTTGGTTGTAATAAAATGATAGATCCCAACCACCAAAATAACGATCACTACTGTCCAGGATAATCCATTATAGTTGGCAAGAATCCAAGTAATGTATGCAATTACAGCGGATACGAGAACAATTTTGGCAGCTAACATAGCTGGAGAAATAACTTCAAAGTTATATTTCAACTTATTTTTTCTTGCTTTAAGCTCAGACCAGATAAATAATGCAATGGCTACTCCACCTAAAATCAGTGTCAACACATGGATTCTTCCATTGGTAATATCCGGTATAAATCCATTGCCTATAGCATTAAATACTGCATTGTCTATGATGATGGTACCGCTTCCTTCTGTCACAAGAAGCAGTGCGCCTCTAAAAATTAACATACCTGCAAGAGTTACCACGAATGAAGGTATGGAAAGTTTTGCTACTAAAAATCCCTGATATAAACCAATCAGTATCC includes:
- a CDS encoding sugar ABC transporter permease; protein product: MSQVVKSQTSKANTVISNREAETMNFFQELRVLLRKNIREYGMYIALIVIMVIFSITTKGLFMSSRNISNLINQTGYIAVLAVGMTLVLIIRQIDLSVGFVAGFLGAIAAIMLTKLGIPVVVTIPVILVLGILIGLYQGFLVAKLSIPSFVVTLAGMLIFRGALLLVTEGSGTIIIDNAVFNAIGNGFIPDITNGRIHVLTLILGGVAIALFIWSELKARKNKLKYNFEVISPAMLAAKIVLVSAVIAYITWILANYNGLSWTVVIVILVVGIYHFITTKTAVGRYVYAVGGNPEAAKLSGINVNKIIFIVYASMGMLAALSGILYTSRLQSATTTAGTAFEMDAIASAYVGGVSAAGGVGKVTGSIVGALVMMALTSGMNLMGIGISYQYMIKGIVLVGAVVFDVMTRKK